CCCAGCCGAGAACATCCTCAAGGAGATGCCAGCTTATGACTTTCTGGTTCATTGAGTCGCCTCCGCGGAGCCTGAAAACTGCTGCTCCATTAACGATAATTCCGAGTATAGCGAGAATTATCATCCCCGTTGTATTTGGCTGCTCTGGATTGAGAAGTCTTGGTATGGCTTCCGTTAAAATAAATACAGACCCAACAATTAATACGACACTGTTAACAAGAGCAGCTAGTAAAGAAAAACGCTTATATCCAAATGAGAACTCTTTAGATTGCTCTTTTTGGGAAAATTTTTGGAGAAACCATGCCAGGCCAAGGGATAGAGAATCCCCAAGATCATGTAACGCATCGGATAAAATGGCCATACTGTTGGTCATAATTCCCCCGATGATTTCGATAATAGTAAAGAATAAATTTAGAAAAAAAGCAGTTTTAATCTTTCCTGTGGAAGAATCAATATGATGATGGTGGTGATGTCCCATTAGATAAACCTCCTATTCAAGTATATGAATATATGCTCATATATATAATATAAAAAAGCTGTTAAGATGTGTCAACATGAAAAAATACGAATGAGCTCAACACACCTTACACAGGATGGTCTTAGCGTCCCCTTATTCAGAAAAGGTATGAACAAGGAATACTATAAAAAAAACTCCAGGAAGGCCTGGAGTTTTTTATTTTTTTTCTGGATAGAAGCGGCGCTCAATAGCATAGTACCCATAAAGATTATTAGTTGCAAGAGCGAGTCGCTTAACCTGCTCTAGTAAAAATGTTTTATCAAGCTGATAAACCACTTTCTTCTCAATATGGTCGAGCGTGTTGTAAGCGAACT
The Halobacillus halophilus DSM 2266 DNA segment above includes these coding regions:
- a CDS encoding cation diffusion facilitator family transporter, whose protein sequence is MGHHHHHHIDSSTGKIKTAFFLNLFFTIIEIIGGIMTNSMAILSDALHDLGDSLSLGLAWFLQKFSQKEQSKEFSFGYKRFSLLAALVNSVVLIVGSVFILTEAIPRLLNPEQPNTTGMIILAILGIIVNGAAVFRLRGGDSMNQKVISWHLLEDVLGWAAVLVVSIVMSFTDLPILDPIASIAITVFILYNVIKNFIKTMRLFLEGVPESISLEDIVQKINDVPNINSTHHTHLWSMDGENHAFSTHVVVPEDATKEEICDVKERIKQILHTISLEHVTIEIEYEDESCSIPDSS